Proteins encoded by one window of Vigna radiata var. radiata cultivar VC1973A chromosome 5, Vradiata_ver6, whole genome shotgun sequence:
- the LOC106760789 gene encoding beta-galactosidase 13-like — translation MEHTNNTMARALFLMALVSTIVIVAHGRGHHKGGYGRHMTAHNVTYDGKSMFINGRRELLFSGSIHYTRSTPDMWPVLLDNARRGGINVIQTYVFWNAHEPIQGQFNFEGNYDLVKFIKLVQEHGMFVTLRVGPFIQAEWNHGGLPYWLREVPNIIFRSDNEPYKQHMQAFVTKIVQMMKDEKLFAPQGGPIILAQIENEYNHIQLAYEEKGVSYVQWAANMAVALDVGVPWVMCKQRDAPDPVINACNGRHCGDTFSGPNKPYKPAIWTENWTAQYRVHGDPPSQRSAEDIAFSIARFFSKGGNLVNYYMYHGGTNFGRTSSAFTTTRYYDEAPLDEYGLQREPKWSHLRDVHKAVLLCRKAILGGDPNVEKLNEFHEIRTFEKLGTNLCAAFITNNHTTDAATINFRGTNYFLPPHSISVLPDCKTLVYNTQSIVSQHNSRNYERSPIANNFQWEMFNEAIPTAKKMDMYQKLPAELYSLLKDTTDYAWYTTSFELAPEDLPIKPGVLPILRVMSLGHTMVAFVNGDLVGTAHGTHEEKSFDFQRPVQLRVGTNYISILAGTVGLPXSGAYMEHRYAGPKSISIIALNTGTLDITTNTWGHRVGLRGEGMKVFSDEGSLKAKWXPLSPIPRPLTWYRTRFATPEGTGPVAIRMTGMGKGMMWINGNSIGRHWMSFLSPLGKPTQSEFHIPRSFLNPQDNLLVIFEEEPLAPLQVEILNVNRDTICSFIAENDPANVNSWVSRRGNFHPIVPYIGPQASLMCAPGKKIMTVEFASFGNPSGYCGEYILGTCNAAATKQIVEQECLGKETCSVALNRALFNQNGVDPCPEILVKTLAIQVRCS, via the exons ATGGAACACACCAATAACACCATGGCTCGTGCCCTTTTCCTCATGGCCTTGGTTTCCACCATTGTGATTGTGGCACATGGACGCGGTCATCATAAAGGCGGGTATGGTCGTCACATGACTGCTCATAATGTAACTTACGATGGTAAGTCAATGTTCATCAACGGAAGGCGTGAGCTACTCTTTTCTGGTTCCATCCACTATACACGAAGCACACCAGAT ATGTGGCCTGTCCTTCTTGATAATGCAAGACGTGGAGGCATAAATGTCATCCAAACCTACGTGTTTTGGAATGCTCATGAGCCCATACAAGGACAG TTCAACTTTGAAGGTAATTACGACTTGGTGAAGTTTATTAAGCTTGTTCAAGAGCATGGAATGTTTGTCACTCTCAGGGTTGGACCCTTCATCCAAGCCGAGTGGAACCACGG aGGACTTCCATATTGGCTTAGAGAGGTTCCTAATATCATATTCCGCTCTGATAACGAGCCTTATAAG cAACACATGCAAGCATTCGTGACAAAGATTGTACAAATGATGAAAGATGAGAAGCTCTTTGCTCCCCAAGGAGGCCCCATCATCTTAGCTCAG ATTGAGAATGAGTACAACCACATTCAACTTGCATACGAGGAGAAGGGAGTCAGTTATGTCCAATGGGCTGCAAACATGGCAGTAGCATTGGATGTTGGAGTTCCATGGGTCATGTGCAAGCAAAGAGATGCACCTGATCCAGTG ATCAATGCTTGTAATGGAAGACATTGCGGTGATACATTCTCAGGACCAAACAAACCATACAAACCAGCCATATGGACAGAGAATTGGACTGCTCA GTACAGAGTACATGGAGATCCACCATCCCAAAGATCCGCAGAAGATATTGCATTTTCAATTGCTCGATTTTTCTCCAAGGGTGGAAATTTAGTCAACTACTATATG TACCACGGAGGAACAAACTTTGGTAGAACCAGTTCTGCTTTTACCACAACTCGTTATTATGATGAGGCCCCACTTGATGAATACGGTTTACAAAGAGAACCAAAATGGAGTCATTTAAGAGATGTTCATAAAGCTGTGCTCCTTTGCAGGAAGGCTATCCTTGGTGGCGATCCCAATGTAGAAAAGTTGAACGAATTTCATGAG ATTAGAACCTTTGAGAAGCTTGGAACAAACCTGTGTGCTGCTTTCATAACCAACAACCACACAACAGATGCAGCCACTATTAACTTCAGGGGNACTAACTACTTTTTGCCTCCACATTCCATTAGTGTCCTCCCTGATTGCAAGACTTTAGTCTACAACACACAAAGT ATTGTTTCACAACATAATTCGAGGAACTACGAGAGATCTCCAATTGCAAACAATTTCCAATGGGAGATGTTCAATGAGGCCATCCCAACAGCTAAAAAAATGGATATGTACCAAAAACTTCCGGCAGAGCTTTACAGTTTGCTCAAGGACACTACTGATTATGCTTGGTACACCACCAG CTTTGAGTTGGCTCCAGAAGACTTGCCAATAAAGCCTGGAGTTCTCCCAATTCTTCGTGTTATGAGTCTCGGACACACAATGGTTGCATTTGTAAATGGAGACCTCGTTG GAACTGCTCATGGAACTCATGAAGAAAAATCTTTTGATTTTCAACGACCAGTTCAACTAAGAGTTGGAACCAACTATATTTCCATCCTCGCTGGCACAGTTGGATTGCCT GANAGTGGAGCTTACATGGAACATAGATACGCAGGACCCAAGTCCATATCCATCATCGCTCTCAACACAGGAACACTTGATATCACTACCAATACGTGGGGTCATCGG gttGGACTNAGGGGTGAAGGCATGAAAGTTTTCAGTGATGAAGGATCATTAAAGGCAAAATGGAANCCACTCAGTCCAATCCCACGCCCTCTCACCTGGTATAGG ACAAGATTTGCCACTCCAGAGGGAACAGGTCCAGTTGCCATCAGGATGACTGGAATGGGCAAAGGAATGATGTGGATCAATGGTAATAGTATTGGTCGTCACTGGATGAGTTTCCTCTCCCCACTTGGAAAGCCCACACAATCAGA GTTCCACATCCCAAGATCTTTTCTTAACCCACAAGACAACTTGCTTGTTATATTTGAAGAGGAACCATTGGCTCCATTACAAGTTGAGATCTTGAACGTGAATAGAGACACAATTTGCAGTTTCATTGCAGAGAACGACCCTGCCAATGTGAATTCATGGGTGTCCAGAAGAGGAAATTTTCATCCTATTGTGCCATACATTGGACCCCAAGCCTCACTAATGTGCGCACCTGGGAAAAAGATTATGACTGTTGAGTTTGCCAGTTTTGGCAATCCAAGTGGTTATTGTGGAGAGTATATTTTAGGAACTTGTAATGCTGCTGCTACCAAGCAAATCGTGGAGCAAGAATGCTTAGGCAAAGAAACTTGCTCAGTTGCATTAAATCGTGCTTTATTCAACCAAAATGGTGTGGATCCATGCCCAGAAATATTGGTGAAAACCCTTGCAATCCAAGTGAGATGTTCTTAG
- the LOC106760790 gene encoding heavy metal-associated isoprenylated plant protein 26 produces MGALDHISELFDCSSGGSKLKKRKQLQTVEVKVKMDCEGCERKVKKAVEGMKGVNQVDVDRKANKVTVVGYVEASKVVARIAHRTGKKAELWPYVPYDVVEHPYAPGVYDKKAPSGYVRNTDASHYSHLARASSTEVRYTTAFSDENPSACVVM; encoded by the exons atgggTGCTCTGGATCACATCTCCGAGCTCTTCGACTGCTCCAGCGGCGGTTCGAAACTGAAGAAGCGCAAGCAGTTGCAG ACGGTGGAggtgaaagtgaagatggaCTGCGAAGGGTGCGAGAGGAAAGTGAAGAAAGCAGTGGAGGGGATGAAAGGCGTGAACCAGGTGGACGTGGATCGGAAGGCCAACAAAGTGACGGTGGTGGGCTACGTGGAGGCCTCTAAGGTGGTGGCCCGCATCGCTCACCGCACAGGTAAGAAAGCAGAGCTCTGGCCATACGTCCCCTACGACGTCGTTGAGCACCCCTACGCACCCGGGGTGTACGATAAGAAAGCCCCCTCCGGCTACGTGCGAAACACCGATGCCTCTCACTATTCCCATCTGGCACGTGCCAGCTCCACCGAGGTCCGCTACACCACCGCCTTCAGCGACGAGAACCCCTCCGCTTGTGTCGTTATGTGA